A window of the Chryseobacterium arthrosphaerae genome harbors these coding sequences:
- a CDS encoding heavy metal translocating P-type ATPase has protein sequence MSIATIGAFAIGEYPEGVAVMLFYAVGEVFQSMAVTRAKGNIKALLDQRPDEVTIMENNQPKAIKAKEAKVGDVIQLKPGEKLALDGELISDSASFNTAALTGESKPDTKNKGEAVLAGMINMNSIALVKVTTAYEDSKLSKILELVQNATAQKAPTELFIRKFAKVYTPIVVALAIAICLLPYFFVSDYQFRDWLYRALIFLVISCPCALVISIPLGYFGGIGAASRNGILFKGSNFLDSIAEIQNVVMDKTGTMTEGVFKVQEVSISPEFNKDEILQLVNVLESKSTHPVATAIHNYVGDINYTVPLENVEEIAGHGLKATVNGKELLVGNFKLMDKFNIRYDLNHANIVYTLIAIAYDRKFAGYITIADSIKEDAKATVDNLHKMNVKATMLSGDKSTVVKYVADQLGIDNAFGDLLPEDKVNKVKEIKAKNQTVAFVGDGVNDAPVVALSDVGIAMGGLGSDATIETADVVIQDDKPSKIPMAINIGKQTKKIVWQNIILAFAVKAVVLILGAGGLATMWEAVFADVGVALLAILNAVRIQRMKF, from the coding sequence TGGAGAATATCCTGAAGGAGTAGCTGTAATGCTGTTTTATGCTGTAGGTGAAGTATTTCAGTCTATGGCAGTCACCAGGGCAAAAGGAAACATAAAAGCCTTACTGGACCAGCGTCCCGATGAGGTGACCATCATGGAAAATAATCAGCCAAAAGCAATTAAAGCAAAAGAAGCGAAAGTAGGAGACGTTATTCAGCTGAAGCCTGGTGAAAAACTGGCGCTGGATGGTGAACTGATTTCAGATTCAGCGTCGTTCAATACGGCAGCGCTGACAGGGGAAAGTAAACCCGATACTAAAAATAAAGGTGAAGCAGTACTGGCAGGAATGATCAATATGAACAGTATTGCCCTTGTAAAGGTTACCACTGCCTATGAAGACAGCAAACTGAGCAAAATACTGGAACTGGTACAGAATGCTACAGCGCAGAAAGCCCCTACGGAACTGTTCATCAGAAAATTTGCCAAAGTGTATACACCAATTGTTGTAGCCCTGGCAATAGCAATCTGTTTACTGCCTTATTTCTTTGTCAGCGATTATCAGTTCAGGGATTGGCTGTACAGAGCATTGATCTTCCTTGTGATCTCTTGCCCTTGTGCCCTGGTCATCTCTATTCCGTTAGGGTATTTCGGTGGAATAGGCGCGGCAAGCCGTAATGGAATCCTGTTTAAGGGAAGTAATTTCCTGGACAGTATTGCAGAAATCCAGAATGTGGTAATGGATAAAACCGGAACCATGACGGAAGGAGTCTTCAAAGTTCAGGAAGTAAGCATCAGTCCTGAATTTAATAAAGATGAAATCCTTCAGCTGGTAAACGTTCTTGAAAGCAAAAGTACCCACCCGGTAGCTACAGCGATTCACAATTACGTAGGCGATATCAATTATACTGTTCCATTGGAAAACGTAGAAGAAATTGCAGGACATGGGCTGAAAGCAACAGTGAACGGTAAAGAACTTCTGGTGGGGAATTTTAAGCTGATGGATAAATTTAATATCCGCTATGACCTCAACCATGCCAATATTGTTTACACCCTTATTGCGATAGCCTATGACCGGAAATTTGCAGGGTATATCACCATTGCAGACAGCATAAAAGAAGATGCCAAAGCCACAGTAGACAATCTGCATAAAATGAATGTAAAAGCCACCATGCTGAGTGGAGATAAAAGTACAGTAGTGAAATATGTTGCCGATCAGCTTGGTATAGACAATGCATTCGGAGATTTGCTTCCGGAAGATAAAGTAAACAAAGTCAAAGAGATCAAAGCAAAAAATCAAACCGTGGCCTTCGTTGGGGACGGAGTGAATGATGCCCCTGTAGTAGCCTTGAGTGATGTAGGGATTGCCATGGGAGGTCTGGGAAGTGATGCTACCATTGAAACGGCAGATGTGGTGATTCAGGATGATAAACCGAGTAAGATTCCGATGGCAATTAATATCGGGAAACAGACGAAAAAAATCGTTTGGCAGAATATCATCTTAGCTTTTGCCGTAAAAGCTGTTGTGCTCATTCTCGGAGCAGGAGGTCTGGCCACGATGTGGGAAGCCGTATTTGCTGATGTAGGAGTGGCATTGCTCGCAATTTTAAATGCAGTGAGAATTCAGAGGATGAAATTTTAA
- a CDS encoding YHS domain-containing protein, with the protein MKSPVILTALLSIVLFSCAKEIPQVKHKSNMSSTKENITNVQVANEEDPICHMKTAEFLKDTAVYKNKTYGFCSAYCKDEFKQNPEKYAQK; encoded by the coding sequence ATGAAATCTCCGGTTATACTGACTGCCCTGCTGTCAATAGTATTATTTTCATGTGCCAAAGAAATCCCTCAGGTAAAGCATAAGAGCAATATGAGCTCTACAAAAGAAAATATCACAAATGTACAGGTAGCAAATGAAGAAGATCCCATCTGCCATATGAAAACTGCAGAATTTCTGAAAGATACTGCGGTGTACAAAAATAAAACGTATGGTTTTTGCAGTGCTTACTGTAAAGATGAATTCAAACAAAATCCTGAAAAATATGCCCAAAAATAA
- a CDS encoding SCO family protein produces MPKNNKTNNKRKVIMPIAVIALLFLGIGIGMSYFKKNLYTVMKVPDFELTDQNNKKITNKDMLGKVYLVEFFFSKCPTICPVMNTNMKAIQSQINDPNFGIISISIDPENDTPEALKEHAQKIGAKSPDWHFLTGDRGYIGKLADQFNIYVGDKEDEAESLNHSGMIALVDQEGNIRCRYNKDNMPILYYSGLNYDDPEGKTPRLNGKYHPDREILIEDIKKLLK; encoded by the coding sequence ATGCCCAAAAATAATAAGACGAATAACAAAAGAAAAGTAATTATGCCCATTGCGGTGATTGCTTTGCTTTTTCTGGGAATAGGCATAGGAATGAGCTACTTCAAAAAGAACCTGTATACGGTGATGAAGGTTCCGGATTTTGAACTTACGGATCAGAATAATAAGAAAATTACCAATAAAGATATGCTGGGAAAAGTATATCTCGTGGAATTTTTCTTCAGTAAATGTCCTACCATCTGCCCTGTGATGAATACCAATATGAAGGCTATACAAAGCCAGATCAATGATCCCAATTTCGGAATTATCTCCATCAGCATAGATCCGGAAAATGACACTCCTGAAGCCCTGAAAGAACATGCTCAGAAGATAGGGGCAAAATCTCCTGACTGGCATTTTTTAACAGGTGACAGAGGATATATCGGAAAACTTGCAGATCAGTTTAATATCTACGTAGGAGATAAGGAAGACGAAGCGGAAAGTCTGAACCACAGCGGTATGATTGCTTTGGTAGATCAGGAAGGAAACATCCGCTGTAGATACAATAAAGATAATATGCCGATCCTGTATTATTCAGGGCTGAATTATGATGATCCGGAAGGCAAAACTCCCCGCCTGAATGGGAAATATCATCCGGACAGGGAAATTCTGATTGAAGATATTAAGAAATTATTGAAATAG
- a CDS encoding superoxide dismutase has translation MKIMKIAALSAVFAAQFALAQFKQTPLPYAYNALEGNIDAQTMEIHYSKHAAAYVANLNKAIAGTPQEKETLFQILSNVSKLPPAVRNNAGGHYNHELFWTVLTPQKNTQPSAKLAKAITETFGSMDAFKEKMAKAGADRFGSGWAWLSVDKNGKLFISSTPNQDNPLMDVVEEKGTPIFGIDVWEHAYYLKYQNKRADYLTAIWNVTNWKEISRRYDEAVSKK, from the coding sequence ATGAAGATTATGAAAATAGCTGCCTTAAGCGCAGTTTTCGCGGCCCAGTTTGCATTGGCTCAGTTTAAGCAGACACCTCTGCCATATGCTTATAATGCTTTGGAAGGGAATATTGATGCCCAAACGATGGAAATTCATTATTCAAAACATGCGGCAGCGTATGTAGCCAACCTGAATAAAGCCATTGCAGGAACTCCACAGGAAAAAGAAACATTGTTTCAGATTCTTTCAAATGTTTCAAAACTGCCGCCTGCAGTGAGAAATAATGCAGGAGGACATTACAACCACGAGTTGTTCTGGACTGTTCTTACTCCCCAGAAAAATACACAGCCTTCCGCAAAATTAGCAAAAGCGATCACTGAAACTTTCGGAAGCATGGATGCTTTTAAAGAAAAGATGGCTAAAGCCGGAGCAGACCGTTTCGGATCAGGATGGGCATGGCTTTCTGTGGATAAAAACGGAAAACTATTCATTTCTTCTACTCCCAATCAGGACAATCCTTTGATGGATGTAGTGGAAGAAAAAGGAACCCCTATCTTCGGAATTGATGTCTGGGAACATGCTTATTATTTAAAATATCAGAATAAAAGAGCAGACTATCTTACCGCTATCTGGAACGTCACCAACTGGAAAGAGATCAGCAGAAGATACGATGAAGCTGTAAGTAAAAAATAA
- a CDS encoding MbnP family protein, translating to MKIYKFLSLFFIAFTLFTVSSCDSSRDDENPQDTTPGNIQIKFENGFNNLGNIVLNQTVQTSSKGQKHNFSSLKYVVSNITLIDEGGNEFRYNENNPDKGAFIIDQADAVAGVVYLNLDGIPKNNYKKIRFGLGVSQKAYLLGQDGQAEFWTKAKQKGMSWSWAAGYVFVKLEGKYGADSAAKEFMNHTGNMGNTAANNTPDLYREITLNLPVTARVTGKIRPSIHILADLNQFLSGDKALTLTSANDMMMGSSQHLVDVTNNLTKMFKVDHVHND from the coding sequence ATGAAAATTTATAAATTTTTATCACTATTCTTTATTGCCTTTACTTTGTTCACCGTATCATCCTGTGATAGCAGCAGGGATGATGAAAATCCGCAGGATACCACGCCGGGAAATATTCAGATCAAATTTGAAAACGGGTTTAATAATCTGGGAAATATCGTTTTAAACCAGACGGTACAGACTTCCTCAAAGGGACAAAAGCATAATTTCTCTTCCTTAAAATATGTCGTAAGTAATATCACCCTGATCGATGAAGGCGGAAATGAGTTCAGATACAATGAAAACAATCCTGATAAAGGAGCTTTTATCATAGACCAGGCAGATGCGGTTGCCGGAGTGGTGTATCTGAATTTAGACGGAATTCCGAAAAATAATTATAAGAAGATCAGATTCGGATTGGGAGTCAGCCAGAAAGCGTATCTGCTGGGCCAGGACGGACAGGCAGAATTCTGGACCAAAGCCAAGCAGAAAGGAATGTCATGGTCATGGGCTGCAGGGTATGTGTTTGTAAAACTTGAAGGAAAATACGGTGCGGATTCAGCAGCTAAGGAATTTATGAATCATACGGGAAACATGGGAAATACAGCAGCCAATAATACCCCGGATCTATACCGTGAGATTACGTTGAACCTCCCGGTTACCGCAAGAGTTACCGGAAAGATCAGGCCTTCCATTCATATCCTGGCAGATCTGAATCAGTTTTTAAGTGGTGATAAAGCTCTTACCCTTACATCAGCCAATGATATGATGATGGGGTCCAGCCAGCATCTTGTAGATGTCACCAATAACCTTACCAAGATGTTTAAAGTAGATCACGTTCACAATGATTAA
- a CDS encoding cytochrome-c peroxidase → MINFSIKMMLAVLMILLGCISCSDEVIQPLEKDEAYHLQFPAYFPEMSFDQSSNPVTRNGVELGRKLFYEGRLSRNNTISCGFCHIQENAFTHHGHTVSHGVDDRIGIRNAPPIQNMAFLKKYMWDGVIHDLNQQAISPITDVNEMDSSIPEAISKLKNDQKYKKLFREAYGDETITGERILKALSQFMATLVSADSKYDRFRQGREQFTPEESQGMALFNQKCASCHSGELFTDESFRNTGMYYNTEFKDAGRYRVTLDQADWMKFRVPSLRNIEYTKPYMHDGRFYTLEAVLNFYSDHVEDNPNLDPQLRQNGRTGIAMNSQEKQLIIAFLKTLSDKSFISNPKFAE, encoded by the coding sequence ATGATTAATTTTTCAATTAAAATGATGCTGGCTGTGCTCATGATACTTTTAGGCTGTATTTCCTGTTCTGATGAGGTTATACAGCCGCTGGAGAAAGATGAGGCTTACCATTTGCAGTTTCCCGCTTACTTTCCGGAAATGTCTTTTGATCAGTCTTCAAACCCGGTCACCAGAAACGGGGTAGAGCTGGGAAGAAAATTATTCTATGAAGGAAGGCTTTCCAGAAACAACACCATCTCATGCGGGTTTTGTCATATCCAGGAAAATGCTTTTACCCATCATGGTCATACGGTAAGCCACGGTGTGGATGACAGGATCGGGATCAGGAATGCACCCCCTATACAGAATATGGCTTTTTTGAAAAAATATATGTGGGACGGGGTGATCCATGATCTGAATCAACAGGCAATCAGCCCTATTACAGACGTAAATGAAATGGACAGCTCTATACCTGAAGCCATCTCAAAGCTCAAAAATGATCAGAAATATAAAAAACTTTTCAGGGAAGCTTATGGAGATGAAACCATTACAGGAGAAAGGATTTTAAAGGCACTTTCACAGTTTATGGCCACACTGGTTTCAGCAGATTCAAAATATGACCGGTTCAGGCAGGGGCGGGAGCAGTTTACCCCGGAAGAATCCCAGGGCATGGCATTGTTTAATCAGAAATGCGCATCCTGTCATAGTGGAGAGCTTTTTACAGATGAAAGCTTCAGAAATACGGGAATGTATTACAATACTGAGTTTAAAGATGCGGGCCGCTACCGGGTCACCCTTGATCAGGCTGACTGGATGAAGTTCCGGGTTCCAAGCCTGAGGAATATAGAATATACCAAACCTTATATGCATGACGGAAGATTTTATACCCTGGAAGCAGTCCTCAATTTCTATTCGGATCATGTGGAAGATAATCCAAACCTTGATCCGCAGCTGAGACAAAACGGACGTACGGGAATTGCAATGAACAGCCAGGAAAAACAGCTGATCATAGCTTTCCTGAAAACACTGTCCGATAAAAGCTTTATATCCAATCCAAAATTTGCAGAATAA
- a CDS encoding transporter: MKKIILIICLVLFNLNKANTVRDSIYITPESYSRISFYDDCDACGCAAGNGSSGFESLLNPQFIGVKYFAQHYKAKENLFVKDLTQDQYFNTLQIWGKIPVTEKLSVYASLPFHFHEKKTTQGDIRINGIGDLNLMGIYRLVKSGDNFHQLSGGLGVKVPLGKFDEKGISGVNPSFQLGTGSWDYQAALNYKFQKNKIAVLINTDYTIKTENKKHYRFGNQWNYAATGFYQLSGNEKTIFSAKTGLQGEVYAQNKQFGEGLPNTAGSALYGKLGFEASYKRFSLGSEVMLPLYTHLAGGDIEAKSRFSVFLNIGI, translated from the coding sequence ATGAAGAAGATAATATTGATAATATGCCTGGTCTTATTTAACCTGAATAAGGCCAATACCGTAAGAGACAGTATTTATATTACTCCTGAAAGCTATAGCAGGATCAGTTTTTATGATGATTGTGATGCCTGTGGTTGTGCTGCAGGAAACGGGTCATCCGGTTTTGAATCTTTACTGAACCCACAATTTATAGGAGTCAAATATTTTGCACAGCATTATAAGGCCAAAGAGAATTTATTTGTCAAAGACCTCACTCAGGATCAGTATTTCAATACACTGCAGATCTGGGGTAAAATTCCGGTGACGGAAAAACTGAGTGTATATGCCAGTCTGCCATTTCATTTTCACGAAAAAAAGACCACGCAGGGCGATATCAGAATCAATGGAATCGGTGACCTGAATCTGATGGGAATTTACAGGCTGGTGAAGTCAGGGGATAATTTCCATCAACTGAGCGGAGGCCTCGGCGTGAAAGTGCCTCTGGGTAAATTTGATGAAAAAGGAATATCAGGCGTCAACCCGAGCTTTCAGTTGGGAACAGGCAGCTGGGATTATCAGGCAGCTTTGAACTATAAATTTCAAAAAAATAAAATAGCCGTATTGATCAATACCGATTACACCATTAAAACTGAAAACAAAAAACATTACCGCTTCGGAAACCAATGGAATTATGCAGCCACCGGTTTCTATCAGCTCTCAGGAAATGAAAAAACCATATTTTCTGCTAAAACCGGGCTTCAGGGGGAAGTGTATGCACAGAATAAACAGTTTGGGGAAGGCTTGCCCAATACTGCAGGAAGTGCATTATATGGAAAACTGGGATTTGAAGCCTCTTATAAAAGGTTCAGCCTGGGAAGTGAAGTGATGCTCCCGTTATATACCCATCTTGCCGGAGGAGACATTGAGGCAAAATCAAGGTTCAGCGTGTTCCTGAATATTGGAATATAA
- a CDS encoding TonB-dependent receptor plug domain-containing protein: MFSQTKKKDTLDAETIKVISLYKKNFKEIIPAQILQGEELERLNSHSVADALRYFSGVQIKDYGGIGGLKTINIRSMGSQHVGVFYDGIQLGNAQNGLVDLGRYSLDDLEEISLYNGQKSEIFQPAKDFGSSGSIYLQPKTPVFKGNRKTNLVIRAKSASIDLFNPSFRLEQKISDRISSSFSGEFMQSDGIYRFRYAKKYPDGQQAYDTIARRQDSDIKAKRFETSVNGIFNNGSWNVRGYGYISDRGMPAPIVNGRFGGRGARLSDENYFVQAHLRKKLFPKFETQLKAKFAYDYTHFMDTVRSQSIIYTDNVYIQREVYLSSSNIYSITPNWDVSLNGDFQYNNLDANLDNFSYPTRYTTLVALATTYQWNRFKILGSLLGTFTFEEVEKNKRPGDRREWTPAVFMSYQPEIIPELTLRAFYKKIFRLPTFNDLYYTNIGNTYLRPEFTSQYDVGFTYRKNYNINSFFKFFYAKVDGYYNKVQDKIVAAPNGSMFRWLMMNLGLVEIMGADVNVQTEMQLGKVRLRPLLSYTYQSARDMSDPEDTFYRNQIPYTPWHNGSFSLMADYKDWSFNYSAIYVGKRYDVNQDNIQYNYVQPWYTHDLSVQKKFNWANHQFKVSLEMNNIFNQYYDVVINYPMPGRNFKLILNFTL, from the coding sequence TTGTTTTCCCAAACAAAGAAAAAAGACACTCTGGATGCAGAGACCATTAAGGTTATCAGTCTCTACAAAAAGAATTTTAAAGAAATTATTCCTGCTCAAATCCTACAGGGAGAAGAACTTGAAAGGCTTAACAGTCATTCTGTAGCGGATGCGCTGCGGTATTTTTCAGGAGTCCAGATCAAAGACTATGGAGGTATCGGAGGCTTAAAAACCATCAACATCCGCAGCATGGGAAGCCAGCATGTGGGCGTATTCTATGATGGGATCCAACTGGGGAATGCACAAAATGGCCTTGTTGACCTGGGAAGGTATTCGTTGGATGACCTGGAAGAAATATCGCTGTACAACGGGCAGAAAAGTGAAATTTTTCAACCCGCAAAAGATTTCGGTTCATCAGGATCAATCTATCTGCAGCCTAAAACACCTGTATTCAAAGGAAACAGGAAAACAAATCTGGTCATAAGGGCAAAAAGTGCTTCCATAGATCTTTTCAACCCTTCATTCCGCCTGGAACAGAAAATCTCAGACAGGATTTCCTCAAGTTTCAGCGGAGAATTTATGCAAAGTGACGGAATTTACAGATTCCGTTACGCCAAAAAATACCCTGACGGGCAGCAGGCTTATGATACAATTGCCAGGAGACAGGATTCGGATATTAAAGCCAAACGTTTTGAAACTTCTGTCAATGGAATATTCAATAACGGAAGCTGGAATGTAAGAGGGTACGGGTATATTTCAGACCGTGGAATGCCTGCACCTATTGTTAATGGGCGCTTTGGAGGCCGGGGAGCAAGACTTTCGGATGAAAATTATTTCGTACAGGCCCATCTGAGAAAAAAGCTGTTCCCAAAATTTGAAACCCAGCTGAAAGCAAAATTTGCCTACGATTATACCCATTTCATGGATACCGTTCGTTCGCAATCTATCATTTATACGGATAATGTCTATATTCAAAGGGAAGTATATCTTTCTTCTTCCAATATCTATTCTATCACTCCGAATTGGGATGTCAGTCTGAACGGAGATTTCCAGTACAATAATCTGGATGCCAATCTGGACAATTTCTCTTATCCTACCCGTTATACAACATTAGTAGCCTTGGCAACCACATACCAGTGGAACAGGTTTAAAATTCTGGGAAGCCTTTTGGGAACATTCACTTTTGAAGAAGTAGAAAAGAACAAAAGACCCGGAGACAGAAGAGAATGGACGCCTGCTGTATTTATGAGCTATCAGCCTGAGATTATTCCTGAGCTTACCCTTAGGGCTTTTTATAAAAAGATTTTCAGACTGCCAACCTTCAATGATCTTTATTATACCAATATCGGAAATACGTACCTGAGACCGGAATTTACCAGTCAGTATGATGTAGGGTTTACCTATAGAAAGAACTATAACATCAACAGTTTCTTCAAATTCTTTTATGCTAAAGTTGACGGCTACTACAATAAAGTACAGGATAAAATTGTAGCGGCTCCCAATGGAAGTATGTTCCGCTGGCTGATGATGAATCTTGGGCTGGTGGAGATCATGGGAGCAGATGTGAACGTCCAGACTGAAATGCAGCTTGGAAAAGTAAGATTGAGACCGTTACTTTCCTACACGTATCAAAGTGCGAGAGATATGAGCGATCCGGAAGATACGTTCTACCGTAATCAGATTCCTTATACGCCATGGCATAACGGATCATTCAGCCTTATGGCAGACTATAAAGACTGGAGTTTCAATTACAGTGCCATCTATGTGGGGAAACGGTATGATGTGAACCAGGATAATATTCAGTACAATTATGTGCAGCCCTGGTATACCCATGATCTGTCTGTTCAGAAGAAATTCAACTGGGCAAATCATCAGTTTAAAGTGAGCCTGGAGATGAATAATATCTTCAATCAATACTATGATGTAGTGATCAACTATCCGATGCCCGGAAGAAATTTTAAACTTATTCTAAACTTCACCCTATGA
- a CDS encoding YncE family protein: protein MRKLNFYFLFLVLAFLTSCRTDDIIVRQEVVEGLPSENTAIKGFYMLNEGNMGSNKCTLDFFDYTKGTYYRNIYAEINPNVVKELGDVGNDIKVYGSKLYIVVNVSNKIEVLDARTAKRITSIPLQNCRYLAFKDGKAYASSYAGPVAINPKAPKGKVVEIDTASLAIQREVVVGYQPEDMEIVGNQLFVANSGGYKAPDYDNTISVIDLNSFTEIRKIDVAINLHHIKKDNYGDLYVSSRGDYYTVPSSLYLVDAATGMVKKDFHLAVSEMTIVNDKLYFYGNEFNYNTHSYKKTFGIIDVKTEEIIANHIFDQEYENAIKTPYGIAVNPITEDIYITDARNYVSMGFVYCFDKNGHFRWKTEGGNIPAHFAFLYK from the coding sequence ATGAGAAAACTAAACTTTTATTTTTTATTTCTTGTATTGGCTTTTCTTACTTCATGCCGTACCGATGATATCATCGTACGTCAGGAAGTGGTAGAAGGATTACCTTCAGAAAATACCGCAATAAAAGGATTCTACATGTTGAATGAAGGGAATATGGGAAGTAATAAATGTACCCTTGACTTTTTCGATTATACCAAAGGAACCTATTACAGGAATATCTATGCGGAAATCAACCCGAATGTAGTGAAAGAGCTGGGGGATGTAGGAAATGATATCAAAGTCTACGGCAGCAAACTGTATATTGTCGTCAATGTTTCCAACAAAATTGAAGTACTGGATGCCAGAACGGCTAAACGAATTACTTCCATTCCGTTGCAGAACTGCAGGTATTTAGCCTTCAAAGACGGAAAAGCCTATGCCAGCAGCTATGCAGGACCTGTAGCGATCAATCCCAAAGCCCCTAAGGGAAAAGTAGTGGAAATTGATACCGCTTCTCTTGCTATTCAGCGTGAAGTTGTCGTAGGATATCAGCCCGAAGATATGGAAATCGTAGGGAATCAATTATTTGTTGCCAATTCCGGAGGCTATAAAGCTCCCGATTATGATAATACCATTTCTGTAATAGATTTAAACAGTTTTACGGAAATCCGGAAAATAGATGTTGCCATCAATCTTCATCACATTAAGAAAGACAATTATGGGGATCTGTATGTGAGTTCAAGAGGAGATTATTATACAGTTCCTTCCAGTTTATATCTGGTAGACGCCGCAACAGGAATGGTGAAAAAGGACTTCCATCTCGCAGTAAGCGAAATGACGATTGTGAATGATAAACTTTATTTCTACGGAAATGAATTCAATTACAATACCCACAGCTATAAAAAAACCTTCGGGATCATAGACGTGAAAACCGAAGAGATTATTGCCAACCACATTTTTGATCAGGAATACGAGAATGCGATTAAAACACCTTACGGAATCGCAGTTAACCCAATCACAGAAGATATCTATATAACGGATGCCAGAAATTACGTATCCATGGGTTTTGTGTATTGCTTTGATAAAAACGGGCATTTCAGATGGAAGACAGAAGGAGGGAATATTCCTGCCCACTTCGCTTTTTTATACAAATAA